The following are encoded in a window of Wolbachia endosymbiont (group B) of Hofmannophila pseudospretella genomic DNA:
- the hemF gene encoding oxygen-dependent coproporphyrinogen oxidase, translating into MEKQKTQAFEWFCALRNKITESFLSIEVQSFTEPKIEKRKWNRPGGGSGESTIIFSNIFEKVGVNVSRVYGKLADSAINEIPGASESNGEFWASGISLVSHMQSPLIPAAHMNTRLIYTSKQWFGGGMDFTPIYKDEGDCKYIHESIKATCDEFNIEYYPKFKKQCDDYFFLQHRKEPRGIGGIFYDNLTSGNWKNDFEFTKAVGEAFLEIYLHIIHKHMQKSWTKEQREEQLIKRGRYVEFNLLYDRGTRFGLMTNGNPDAIMMSMPPLVKWV; encoded by the coding sequence ATGGAAAAACAAAAGACACAAGCATTTGAATGGTTCTGCGCACTGAGAAACAAGATCACCGAATCTTTCTTATCAATTGAGGTGCAGTCATTCACAGAACCAAAAATCGAAAAAAGAAAGTGGAACCGACCAGGTGGAGGAAGTGGTGAATCTACAATTATCTTTAGTAATATTTTTGAAAAAGTTGGAGTAAACGTTTCAAGAGTATACGGAAAGCTCGCAGACTCAGCCATTAATGAAATTCCTGGTGCAAGTGAAAGCAATGGAGAGTTTTGGGCAAGCGGTATATCTTTAGTGTCTCACATGCAATCTCCCCTTATCCCTGCAGCACATATGAACACAAGGCTGATATATACCTCAAAACAATGGTTTGGTGGAGGAATGGACTTTACTCCAATTTATAAAGATGAGGGAGATTGCAAATATATTCACGAATCAATTAAAGCAACTTGCGATGAGTTCAACATCGAATATTATCCGAAATTTAAAAAGCAATGTGATGATTACTTTTTTTTACAACATAGAAAAGAGCCACGTGGTATTGGTGGAATTTTTTATGACAATCTAACTTCTGGCAACTGGAAAAATGATTTTGAGTTCACAAAAGCAGTAGGTGAAGCCTTTTTAGAAATTTACTTACACATCATACACAAACATATGCAAAAATCTTGGACAAAAGAACAACGAGAAGAACAATTGATAAAACGTGGCAGATATGTGGAGTTCAATCTTCTTTATGATCGTGGTACAAGGTTTGGTTTAATGACTAATGGTAACCCCGATGCAATTATGATGTCGATGCCGCCTCTTGTTAAGTGGGTGTGA
- a CDS encoding 16S rRNA (uracil(1498)-N(3))-methyltransferase, whose translation MKKIRLYVEEALSQNVSLALHPRQSHYIYNVMRLKKHDNIYLFNGKDGEWLGEVVNISSKSTKIIIKERTKQQQHEKNLCLYCALVKSGALSNIVRQATEMGVTCIQFISTERTVVKNINLSRAKLQAIEAAEQSGRTSIPQIFLPINFCELSDSQNKNFVLCDETGEGQPPNKVLKGKKNVAIIVGPEGGFSSYELDSANKFCQKLSLGKRILRVDTAVVAALTFTNWYS comes from the coding sequence ATGAAAAAAATTAGGCTTTATGTTGAAGAAGCTTTATCACAAAATGTAAGTTTGGCGCTTCATCCACGACAAAGTCACTATATTTACAATGTAATGCGGCTTAAGAAGCATGATAACATCTATCTTTTTAATGGAAAGGATGGAGAATGGTTAGGAGAAGTGGTGAATATATCAAGTAAATCGACAAAAATTATAATAAAAGAACGCACTAAACAACAACAACATGAAAAAAATCTATGTTTGTATTGTGCTCTGGTAAAAAGCGGCGCCTTAAGCAACATAGTAAGACAAGCAACTGAAATGGGAGTAACCTGCATTCAATTTATTTCAACAGAACGTACAGTAGTAAAAAACATTAACCTAAGTAGAGCGAAATTACAGGCAATTGAAGCTGCGGAACAATCCGGTAGGACAAGTATACCACAGATTTTTCTTCCTATTAATTTTTGTGAATTATCCGATTCCCAGAATAAAAATTTTGTTTTGTGTGATGAAACAGGTGAAGGACAACCTCCTAATAAAGTTCTAAAAGGCAAGAAAAACGTTGCTATTATTGTTGGCCCCGAAGGTGGTTTTTCATCTTACGAACTTGATTCTGCCAATAAATTTTGTCAGAAACTGAGTCTAGGAAAAAGAATTTTGAGAGTTGATACTGCTGTAGTTGCTGCATTAACCTTCACCAATTGGTATAGCTAG